From a region of the Drosophila ananassae strain 14024-0371.13 chromosome XL, ASM1763931v2, whole genome shotgun sequence genome:
- the LOC6502273 gene encoding zinc finger protein hangover isoform X3, which yields MCDAIAAVATTTTTTTTNPVGSDAATTIPGTSSATTTVVAVGGGGGGGGGTVAPSLAPPPAPPPAITTSPMATTTALAATTTTTSSSTTSTTSSSSSSSSLKIEKRQNCCRLCIAPSSECISIMNSYAADKEPLSTKIHNCVNIKITPQDRLSLQICHACISYLNSWQSFKNRSLISQTKQRQWLEANNSSSHKSKLLNYLDLNSAENGSASDHHSHHPHHNQSQQHQQQQQRQDNEDETDNASMPGAAATAAAILDGIPSLKKRKSLTVYPLPAVPIKDEPIDTDDDYQMKSIDESDDMVDPTMFLERSEHEGDMPLMTSDYDYTAQHGVNAASAAASLPANAVANVAAAGDSKVASCRACSLQFSTRANARRHERNLHPNLFQLSTDSPHNTPITKPTPALAAALEIQRAAAEAATAEANRAAGAAGGNISTQKYRQVVMNAFIKCEGGGYDYDNPEQYRAHLTRDKVEFIEQNEEFLEQYQTMTCRCCNKYFSTYKNFMAHVRKKYPLLPRNLCFNCLKMNDSKALFISHLKKRNCINLYRVLHGIREKANAVVVSKDGVETGDGRIMTHMDAGSSPNVTADIIGSAGGSERPEKLRAKELLVNKLYECKLCPKGFRTKHEFRTHVYDKHADVQRKDSNSIQCNFCGLDFADPVDRRRHYNNMDCIVRLRCMTCDAKLETHQRFLEHVYQDHLGGVGGGTGTGGASSDNASTTGNSMEHSPGKRSLLSALGIGVGSSADESRSSSVALGPLTSTPKPAGGTASGIPSGSRDAASSGGNGSAPKSQYFSRMPQVCPICGQQYNNYNNVLRHMESKHPNKLPETYKCVRCGLGYPRISYLREHMINVHGVDKNRHSGGFEYIVNADAVKLADGSTPNVYTGRYDYVMKDLMSITNGGTLDDDDEEPAGVAKKMRLDDSSNNSSLAGVGVSSQQQQQQKECPICNAVFSNNIGLSNHMRSHYTASNSVNAALTAANRMTPKSLTITATPADTTMELLGGATASSVPAAGGGGAAGVPPAMANQTPQEQAVFRRSLDQAADRRFRRMRCRICQRRFSSKKSYRYHMLTDHQVQNVQFIKCKLCNAEFAYEKGLKVHLFKVHGRAIKDEMIVKQFECEVCSIVYSSEMELQQHKRSVHKMSSSSASAAAASGGGASSKMEDDSIVLEDSTLKPTAGDLTDTSVNVSGAGGLTTPLYWYQCKYCPSNFNTNKKLAIHINSHDEFDSNDYSCKDCGNVYSGRKSLWVHRYKKHPQVPDPAECSLCRKIFFDRQMLDNHTPTCNRKPITSTGAHQQQQQQQQQQQQLQEALHQQQMALQKQVGLHSGVFRHKTGDDDDEEDDDDQLPKLADGGGGGGESGAAAPPPAPAPAPASTTAAATMKIRIPEVACTICGARFTDQEMFTKHIQKHEQELYVDNPLAAMFDDGPPDAGQFQVELEKQNENGEYACDLCAKTFPQVIALKVHRKWHFRGDSKQNPIDGEATHLTNNNHTTSNNNNSSNNNNNNNSMSHLRELHAVGLIPNNQQHQSQEQQSQHPHPQQAGKSMKRKRELKCEYCPSTFISNNNLRRHMYELHKHEVSNLPEPPVIVVDDHLSCRRCNLKFETKELWIDHKLADAKVVRPFCPFQWGCDLCGEYLSRKEKLMNHINNHLKEEVIVPVATKEAAERAAAAVKAQEAEAATATAESTVKTEEEEAAAAAAAVLVKHKVEGKSEVKTQPDSDDLDEEDSSGEEETSGTGDDEEDDDDEEDDSEEDVEDEEDEEGDGGEGEDEEGVPPQQPPKMNLAQDDDLVEEVLSSDDDVESDDVDEMEEDDDEDVEDDEEEEEDDVEDPQPVVMNGKAKMQPLIVATSDEEDEDEEEDGMLPIDEIIEEEFDEDAADPEPEDDIVEEDDEEEGEEEEEVIEEVELDDDMDEVGNERRNSSSASESANTTTIANTTTTATSQSHSTGATPEPHQKPFSEWSKAGKSQGGSSSRRRRSSSSSSSSSSSSSILGNGTRLKDDGEQYQ from the exons ATGTGCGACGCTATCGCAgcagtggcaacaacaacaacaacaacaaccacaaatCCTGTGGGAAGTGATGCTGCAACAACGATTCCAGGAACTTCATCAGCGACGACGACGGTAGTGGCAgtaggtggaggaggaggaggaggaggaggaacagTGGCACCATCActagcaccaccaccagcaccaccaccagctaTAACCACATCGCCCATGGCGACTACAACAGCGCTGGCGGCCACAACCACAACCACATCGTCATCAACGACATCAACgacatcgtcgtcgtcgtcgtcgtcgtcgctgAAGATCGAGAAGCGACAAAACTGCTGCCGCCTGTGCATCGCCCCCTCCTCGGAGTGCATCTCGATCATGAACAGCTATGCGGCGGACAAGGAGCCGCTGTCCACCAAGATCCACAACTGCGTCAACATCAAG ATCACGCCCCAGGATCGGCTGTCCTTGCAGATATGCCATGCCTGCATCAGCTACCTCAACTCGTGGCAGAGCTTCAAGAATCGCTCCCTCATCTCCCAGACCAAGCAGCGCCAATGGCTCGAGGcgaacaacagcagcagccataAGAGCAAGCTCCTCAACTATCTGGACCTGAACAGTGCCGAGAACGGCTCTGCCTCCGATCATCATTCGCATCATCCGCACCACAACCAGAgccagcagcatcagcagcagcagcagcgacaggatAATGAGGACGAAACGGACAATGCATCGATGCCAGGAGCGGCAGCCACAGCGGCTGCCATTCTGGACGGCATTCCATCGCTGAAGAAACGAAAATCTCTAACAGTCTAT CCACTGCCAGCGGTGCCCATCAAGGATGAGCCCATCGACACGGATGACGACTACCAGATGAAGTCGATTGACGAGTCCGACGACATGGTCGATCCCACAATGTTCCTAGAGCGCTCCGAGCACGAGGGCGACATGCCGTTGATG ACCTCCGACTACGACTACACGGCTCAGCATGGCGTAAATGCCGCCTCGGCAGCCGCCTCCCTGCCGGCCAATGCCGTCGCCAATGTGGCAGCTGCCGGCGACTCCAAGGTGGCCAGCTGCCGGGCCTGCAGCCTCCAGTTCTCGACGCGCGCCAATGCCCGTCGCCACGAACGCAACCTGCACCCGAATCTGTTCCAGCTCTCCACCGACTCGCCCCACAACACGCCCATTACCAAGCCGACGCCCGCTTTGGCCGCCGCCTTGGAGATCCAGCGGGCAGCGGCGGAGGCAGCCACTGCAGAGGCCAACAGGGCAGCCGGAGCGGCGGGCGGGAATATATCCACCCAGAAGTACCGGCAGGTTGTGATGAACGCGTTCATAAAGTGCGAGGGCGGTGGCTACGACTACGACAACCCGGAACAGTACCGGGCGCACCTCACCCGCGACAAGGTGGAGTTCATCGAGCAGAACGAGGAGTTCCTGGAGCAGTACCAGACGATGACGTGCCGGTGCTGCAACAAGTACTTCAGCACCTACAAGAACTTCATGGCCCACGTCCGCAAGAAGTACCCGCTGCTGCCCCGCAACCTCTGCTTCAACTGCCTCAAGATGAACGACTCCAAGGCCCTGTTCATCTCCCACTTGAAGAAGCGCAACTGCATCAACCTGTACCGGGTGCTGCACGGCATCAGGGAGAAGGCCAACGCCGTAGTGGTGTCCAAGGACGGTGTAGAGACTGGCGATGGTAGAATTATGACCCACATGGATGCCGGCTCCAGTCCGAATGTCACGGCGGACATCATCGGCAGTGCGGGCGGATCGGAGCGGCCGGAGAAGCTGCGGGCCAAGGAGCTGCTGGTGAACAAGCTGTACGAGTGCAAGCTCTGCCCGAAGGGCTTCCGCACCAAGCACGAGTTCCGGACGCACGTCTACGACAAGCATGCGGATGTCCAGCGGAAGGACAGCAACTCGATCCAGTGCAACTTCTGTGGCCTGGACTTTGCCGATCCGGTCGACAGGCGGCGGCACTACAACAACATGGACTGCATCGTCCGGCTGCGCTGCATGACGTGCGACGCCAAGCTGGAGACGCACCAGCGCTTCCTCGAGCACGTCTACCAGGACCACTTGGGCGGCGTGGGCGGCGGCACTGGCACCGGTGGCGCCAGCAGCGACAACGCCTCCACCACCGGCAACAGCATGGAGCACTCGCCGGGCAAGCGCAGTCTCCTGAGTGCCCTCGGCATCGGTGTCGGCTCCTCGGCGGACGAATCGCGCAGCAGCAGTGTGGCCCTCGGCCCCCTGACCTCCACACCCAAGCCGGCCGGCGGCACTGCGTCCGGCATCCCTTCGGGCAGTCGAGATGCCGCTAGCAGTGGCGGCAATGGATCAGCTCCCAAGTCCCAGTACTTCTCCCGCATGCCGCAGGTCTGTCCCATTTGCGGCCAGCAgtacaacaactacaacaacgtGCTCCGGCACATGGAATCGAAGCATCCGAACAAGCTGCCCGAGACGTACAAGTGTGTGCGGTGTGGCCTGGGGTATCCGAGGATCTCCTACCTGCGGGAGCACATGATCAACGTGCATGGAGTCGACAAGAATCGGCACTCCGGCGGCTTCGAGTACATCGTCAATGCGGATGCAGTGAAGCTGGCGGACGGGAGCACACCGAACGTGTACACGGGTCGTTACGACTACGTGATGAAGGACCTCATGTCGATAACAAATGGTGGGACCCTCG atgacgacgacgaggagccGGCCGGCGTGGCCAAGAAGATGCGCCTGGacgacagcagcaacaacagcagcctGGCCGGCGTGGGCGTCtccagccagcagcagcagcagcagaaggagTGCCCCATCTGCAACGCCGTCTTCAGCAACAACATCGGCCTCTCCAACCACATGCGCTCCCACTATACGGCCTCCAACTCCGTGAATGCCGCCCTCACGGCCGCCAATCGGATGACTCCCAAGTCCCTGACCATAACGGCCACTCCGGCCGACACCACCATGGAGCTGCTAGGTGGCGCAACTGCCTCATCCGTTCCAGcggcaggaggaggaggagctgcgGGGGTTCCACCTGCGATGGCCAATCAGACGCCGCAGGAACAGGCCGTTTTCCGGCGCAGTCTCGACCAGGCGGCCGACCGGCGCTTCCGCAGGATGCGCTGCCGGATCTGCCAGCGGCGGTTCAGCTCGAAGAAGTCCTACCGCTACCACATGCTCACCGACCACCAGGTGCAGAACGTGCAGTTCATCAAGTGCAAGCTCTGCAACGCGGAGTTCGCCTACGAGAAGGGTCTGAAGGTGCATCTCTTCAAGGTGCACGGGCGGGCCATCAAGGACGAGATGATTGTGAAGCAGTTCGAGTGCGAGGTGTGCTCCATAGTCTACAGCTCGGAGATGGAGTTGCAGCAGCACAAGCGCAGTGTCCACAAGAtgtcctcctcctcggccTCGGCTGCAGCTGCCTCTGGAGGAGGAGCCTCTTCCAAAATGGAAGACGACAGCATAGTCCTGGAGGACAGCACTTTGAAGCCAACTGCCGGAGATCTGACGGACACCTCCGTGAACGTTTCAGGGGCCGGGGGCTTGACCACGCCCCTCTACTGGTACCAGTGCAAGTACTGCCCCTCCAACTTCAACACCAACAAGAAGCTGGCCATCCACATCAACTCCCACGACGAGTTCGATTCGAACGACTACTCGTGCAAGGACTGCGGGAATGTCTACAGTGGAAGGAAGAGTCTATGG GTCCATCGGTATAAGAAGCATCCACAGGTCCCTGATCCGGCCGAGTGCTCGCTTTGCCGCAAGATCTTCTTCGACCGCCAAATGCTGGACAACCACACGCCGACTTGCAACCGCAAGCCCATCACCTCCACCGGCGcccaccaacagcagcagcagcagcagcagcaacagcaacagctgcAGGAGGCACTGCATCAGCAGCAGATGGCCCTCCAGAAGCAGGTGGGCCTGCACTCTGGAGTGTTCCGGCACAAGACCGGCGACGATgacgacgaggaggacgaTGATGATCAGCTCCCGAAGCTGGCCGATGGAGGAGGTGGTGGGGGTGAGAGTGGAgcagctgctcctcctcctgctcccgctccaGCTCCGGCCAGCACGACGGCAGCTGCTACGATGAAGATACGCATTCCAGAGGTGGCGTGCACCATTTGTGGGGCCCGCTTCACCGACCAGGAGATGTTCACCAAGCACATCCAGAAGCACGAACAGGAACTGTACGTGGACAATCCCCTGGCGGCGATGTTCGACGATGGGCCGCCAGATGCCGGCCAGTTTCAGGTGGAGCTGGAGAAGCAGAACGAGAACGGGGAATATGCGTGCGATCTGTGCGCAAAGACGTTCCCCCAGGTCATAGCACTCAAGGTGCACCGCAAGTGGCATTTCAGAGGTGATAGCAAGCAG AATCCCATCGACGGCGAAGCGACACATTTgaccaacaacaaccacaccaccagcaacaacaacaacagcagcaacaacaacaacaacaacaacagcatgTCGCACCTCCGGGAACTTCATGCTGTGGGTCTGATTCCAAACAACCAACAGCATCAGAGCCAGGAGCAGCAATCCcagcatccgcatccgcagcAGGCGGGCAAGTCGATGAAGCGGAAGCGTGAACTGAAGTGCGAATACTGCCCCTCGACCTtcatcagcaacaacaacctGCGCCGGCACATGTACGAGCTGCACAAGCACGAGGTGAGCAACCTGCCAGAGCCGCCGGTCATCGTCGTGGACGATCATCTCTCCTGCCGCCGTTGCAATCTCAAGTTCGAGACGAAGGAGCTGTGGATCGATCACAAGCTGGCGGACGCCAAGGTGGTGCGACCGTTCTGCCCCTTCCAGTGGGGCTGTGATCTGTGCGGCGAGTATCTATCCCGCAAGGAGAAGCTCATGAATCACATCAACAATCATCTCAAGGAGGAGGTGATTGTGCCGGTGGCCACCAAGGAGGCGGCGGAGAGGGCGGCGGCAGCGGTGAAGGCGCAGGAGGCggaggcagcaacagcaacggcagaatCCACCGTCaagacggaggaggaggaggcggcagcggcagcggcggcggttTTGGTCAAGCACAAGGTGGAGGGCAAGTCGGAGGTGAAGACTCAGCCGGACAgcgatgatctggatgaggaggatAGCTCCGGCGAGGAGGAGACCTCTGGCACgggcgacgacgaggaggacgacgatgaTGAGGAGGATGACTCGGAGGAGGATGTGGAAGAtgaggaggacgaggagggCGACGGCGGCGAGGGCGAGGACGAAGAAGGCGTCCCCCCGCAACAGCCGCCGAAAATGAACCTCGCCCAGGACGATGACCTGGTGGAGGAGGTCCTCAGCTCCGACGACGATGTGGAGAGCGACGACGTCGACGAAATGGAAGAGGATGACGACGAAGACGTCGAGGacgatgaggaggaggaggaggatgacGTGGAAGATCCCCAGCCGGTGGTGATGAACGGAAAGGCGAAAATGCAACCACTCATTGTGGCCACTTCGgacgaggaggacgaggacgaggaggaggatggCATGTTGCCCATCGATGAAATTATCGAGGAGGAGTTTGACGAGGACGCGGCCGACCCAGAGCCCGAGGACGACATTGTCGAGGAGGATGATGAGGAGgagggggaggaggaggaagaggtAATCGAAGAGGTGGAACTCGACGACGACATGGACGAGGTGGGCAACGAGAGGCGCAACTCGTCGTCGGCTAGTGAGTCGGCGAACACCACCACCATTgccaacaccaccaccacggCCACGTCGCAATCACATTCCACGG GAGCTACTCCAGAGCCACATCAAAAGCCATTTTCTGAATGGTCCAAAGCTGGCAAGAGCCAAGGTGGTAGCAGCagccggaggaggaggagcagcagcagcagcagcagcagcagcagcagcagcagcatcctTGGCAACGGAACCAGACTCAAAGATGACGGGGAGCAGTACCAGTAG